Proteins from a genomic interval of Halomonas alkaliantarctica:
- a CDS encoding electron transfer flavoprotein-ubiquinone oxidoreductase yields METVERDVMDFDVVIVGAGPSGLSAACRLMQQANEAEQELTVCVVEKGSEVGAHILSGAVFEPRALAELFPDWKERGAPLNTPAIRDDVYLLKDAEKAQKVPNALVPKSMHNTDGELTRYVISAGNLCRWLAEQAEGLGVEIFPGFAAQEVIIEDDAVRGILIGDMGVAADGTPKDGHMPGMELRAKYTLFAEGARGHLGKRLIKDFSLDAGRDPQHYGIGLKELWDVPADKHEPGLVLHGSGWPLDKNAHGGWFLYHAENQQVVVGLIMDLGYQNPWLSPFDEFQRMKHHPVLSQYLEGGKRVAYGARAITKGGFNSLPKMTFPGGLLIGCDAGTLNFSKIKGLHTAMKSGLVAAESVFEAIKGGDEGAQELTSFTQKWEASWAYQELKESASFGPAIHKYGTVGGGAYNFAHQLLGNKLPNVHDTTTDYGALQPAAEFEKINYPKPDGKLSFDKPTSVFLSNTNHEEDQPCHLRLDDPELPIRDNLPKYAEPAQRYCPAGVYEVVEDSAGQPRFQINFQNCVHCKTCDIKDPAQNITWVAPEGGGGPNYPNM; encoded by the coding sequence GTGGAAACTGTTGAACGCGATGTAATGGACTTTGATGTCGTCATTGTCGGTGCGGGCCCATCCGGGCTTTCCGCCGCATGCCGACTGATGCAGCAGGCCAACGAGGCTGAGCAAGAGCTAACGGTCTGCGTCGTTGAGAAAGGCTCAGAGGTTGGCGCACATATTTTATCTGGCGCGGTCTTTGAACCTCGCGCACTGGCGGAACTTTTCCCTGATTGGAAAGAGCGCGGCGCGCCGCTCAACACCCCGGCGATTCGCGACGATGTCTATTTGCTCAAAGACGCCGAAAAAGCGCAAAAAGTACCTAACGCCTTAGTACCTAAAAGCATGCATAACACCGACGGCGAACTTACCCGCTATGTGATCAGTGCAGGCAACCTGTGCCGCTGGCTGGCGGAACAGGCAGAGGGCCTAGGGGTAGAAATCTTTCCAGGCTTTGCCGCCCAAGAGGTCATCATTGAAGACGACGCCGTGCGCGGCATTCTGATTGGCGATATGGGTGTCGCCGCCGATGGCACCCCCAAAGATGGCCATATGCCGGGCATGGAACTGCGCGCCAAGTACACCCTGTTTGCCGAAGGCGCGCGGGGGCATTTAGGTAAGCGCTTAATCAAAGACTTCTCACTCGATGCAGGTCGCGACCCGCAACACTACGGTATTGGCCTTAAAGAGCTTTGGGATGTGCCTGCCGACAAGCATGAGCCTGGGCTCGTGTTGCATGGTTCTGGCTGGCCATTAGATAAAAACGCTCACGGCGGCTGGTTCCTTTACCATGCGGAAAACCAGCAGGTGGTGGTGGGTTTGATTATGGATCTGGGTTACCAGAATCCATGGCTCTCGCCCTTCGACGAATTTCAGCGTATGAAGCATCATCCGGTACTTAGTCAGTATCTGGAGGGTGGCAAGCGCGTGGCTTATGGCGCCCGAGCGATTACCAAGGGGGGCTTTAACAGCCTACCCAAAATGACCTTCCCCGGTGGACTATTGATTGGCTGCGATGCGGGCACCCTCAACTTTTCCAAGATCAAAGGCCTGCACACCGCCATGAAATCTGGCTTGGTTGCCGCGGAGAGCGTATTCGAGGCGATAAAAGGTGGTGATGAAGGCGCCCAGGAGCTAACGAGTTTTACCCAGAAATGGGAAGCCAGCTGGGCCTACCAAGAGCTTAAAGAGAGCGCCAGCTTCGGGCCCGCGATCCATAAATATGGCACCGTGGGCGGCGGAGCGTATAATTTTGCTCACCAGTTATTGGGTAACAAGCTGCCTAACGTCCACGACACCACCACTGACTATGGCGCCCTCCAGCCTGCAGCCGAGTTTGAAAAGATTAACTATCCCAAACCGGACGGCAAGCTCTCTTTCGACAAGCCTACCTCGGTGTTTTTGTCGAATACCAACCATGAAGAGGATCAGCCGTGTCATTTGCGCCTGGACGATCCTGAGCTACCCATCCGCGACAATCTGCCCAAATATGCAGAACCGGCGCAGCGCTACTGCCCGGCTGGTGTTTACGAAGTGGTGGAGGATAGCGCGGGGCAGCCACGCTTTCAGATCAATTTCCAAAACTGCGTACACTGCAAAACTTGCGACATCAAAGACCCAGCGCAAAATATCACCTGGGTAGCACCAGAAGGCGGTGGCGGCCCCAACTACCCCAATATGTAA
- a CDS encoding electron transfer flavoprotein subunit beta/FixA family protein, with the protein MKVLVAVKRVIDYNVKIRVKADHSDVDLTNVKMAMNPFCEIAVEEAVRLKEKGVATEVVAVTVGPKTAQEQLRTALALGADRAIHIETDERAESLAVAKLLAKVVEEEQPRLVVLGKQAIDTDNNQTGQMLAALTGLPQGTFASEVAVDGDKVSVTREIDGGLQTIALTLPAIVTTDLRLNEPRYAKLPDIMKAKKKPLDVKTPADFGVEVASKVSLLKVESPAERKGGVKVASVDELIDKLKNEAKVL; encoded by the coding sequence ATGAAAGTACTCGTCGCGGTGAAACGCGTCATCGACTATAACGTCAAAATCCGCGTTAAAGCGGATCACTCTGACGTTGATCTTACCAACGTCAAAATGGCCATGAACCCCTTCTGCGAAATTGCCGTGGAAGAGGCGGTACGCCTGAAAGAGAAGGGCGTGGCGACAGAAGTCGTCGCCGTCACGGTAGGGCCCAAAACCGCCCAAGAACAGCTGCGTACCGCGCTGGCGCTGGGGGCAGACCGCGCCATCCATATCGAAACCGACGAGCGCGCCGAATCCCTGGCCGTGGCCAAGCTGCTGGCCAAAGTGGTCGAAGAAGAGCAGCCGAGGTTGGTGGTGTTGGGTAAACAGGCCATCGACACCGACAACAACCAGACCGGCCAAATGCTCGCCGCGCTGACCGGCCTGCCCCAAGGCACCTTCGCCTCTGAAGTGGCTGTGGACGGCGACAAGGTGAGCGTGACGCGTGAAATCGACGGCGGCCTGCAAACCATCGCGCTGACGCTACCGGCGATTGTCACTACCGACCTGCGCTTGAATGAGCCGCGCTACGCCAAGCTCCCCGACATCATGAAGGCCAAGAAAAAGCCGCTGGATGTGAAAACCCCCGCCGACTTCGGCGTCGAGGTTGCCTCCAAGGTCAGTCTGCTCAAAGTGGAGTCGCCCGCCGAGCGCAAAGGCGGCGTCAAAGTCGCCTCGGTAGACGAGCTGATCGACAAACTGAAAAACGAAGCCAAAGTTCTTTGA
- a CDS encoding electron transfer flavoprotein subunit alpha/FixB family protein, with amino-acid sequence MSILVLADLHEGQLAAATAHVVAAAQAIGGDIDVLVAGEGVQAAAEAAAKLDGVSKVRVADNAVYAHQLAEPMGALLVELADGYTHVLASASTTGKNVLPRLAALKDVSQLSDVIAVDSADTFKRPIYAGNAIATVKSDDTLKVITVRTTGFDAVGTSGSATVETVDTVVENSQSSFVKEELAQSDRPELGGAKVVVSGGRGMGNGENFKLLDGIADKLGAAIGASRAAVDAGFVPNDMQVGQTGKIVAPDLYIAVGISGAIQHLAGMKDSKVIVAINKDDEAPIFQVADYGLVGDLFEILPELESKL; translated from the coding sequence ATGAGCATTCTGGTACTTGCGGATCTACACGAAGGCCAACTGGCCGCTGCCACCGCCCACGTCGTGGCGGCCGCCCAAGCCATTGGTGGCGATATTGACGTTCTGGTGGCCGGTGAAGGCGTTCAAGCCGCCGCCGAAGCCGCCGCCAAACTCGACGGCGTAAGCAAAGTTCGCGTCGCGGATAACGCCGTTTACGCCCACCAGCTCGCCGAGCCCATGGGCGCACTGCTGGTCGAACTGGCCGATGGCTACACCCACGTGCTGGCCAGTGCCTCCACCACCGGCAAAAACGTGTTGCCGCGTTTAGCCGCGCTAAAAGACGTCAGCCAACTGTCGGACGTTATCGCCGTGGACAGCGCCGATACCTTCAAGCGTCCGATCTACGCCGGAAACGCCATTGCGACGGTGAAAAGCGACGATACGCTGAAGGTGATCACCGTGCGCACCACCGGCTTTGATGCGGTCGGCACCAGCGGCAGCGCAACGGTTGAAACGGTCGATACCGTGGTAGAAAACAGTCAGTCCAGCTTTGTCAAAGAAGAGCTGGCGCAGTCGGATCGCCCCGAGTTGGGCGGTGCCAAGGTGGTGGTCTCCGGGGGCCGTGGTATGGGCAACGGCGAAAACTTCAAGCTACTCGACGGCATTGCCGACAAGTTGGGTGCCGCCATCGGTGCTTCCCGGGCCGCGGTAGACGCAGGCTTTGTACCCAACGATATGCAGGTTGGCCAGACGGGCAAAATCGTTGCGCCGGATCTGTATATTGCCGTGGGTATCTCTGGTGCCATCCAGCACCTGGCCGGTATGAAGGACTCCAAGGTGATCGTTGCGATCAACAAAGACGACGAAGCACCGATTTTTCAGGTGGCGGACTACGGCTTAGTGGGGGATCTGTTCGAGATCCTGCCGGAGCTTGAGAGCAAGCTGTAA
- a CDS encoding superoxide dismutase: MAHTLPELPYAYDALEPNIDAMTMEIHHSRHHQTYINNLNATLEGTGLEDVPVEELVANLDRVPEAKRQAVINNGGGHANHSMFWQMMSPNGGGSPQGDVAKAIDSELGGLEAFKEEFKKAAVGRFGSGWAWLSMTPEKKLVVENTLNQDSPLMHGNTPLLGLDVWEHAYYLKYQNKRPDYIAAFFNVVNWEDVERRYQAAIS, encoded by the coding sequence ATGGCACATACATTACCCGAATTGCCGTACGCATATGATGCTCTCGAACCAAACATCGATGCGATGACGATGGAAATTCACCACTCTCGTCACCATCAAACCTACATCAATAACCTGAACGCCACGCTTGAAGGCACAGGGCTTGAAGATGTACCGGTTGAAGAGCTGGTCGCCAATCTAGATCGCGTTCCAGAAGCCAAGCGTCAAGCCGTTATCAATAACGGTGGCGGTCACGCCAACCACTCTATGTTTTGGCAAATGATGTCACCTAACGGCGGTGGCAGCCCCCAGGGCGATGTTGCAAAAGCGATCGATTCTGAGCTGGGCGGTCTGGAAGCCTTTAAAGAAGAGTTCAAAAAAGCTGCCGTTGGCCGTTTCGGCAGTGGTTGGGCATGGCTATCCATGACCCCTGAAAAGAAATTGGTGGTAGAAAATACCCTGAACCAAGACAGCCCGTTGATGCACGGCAATACGCCGTTGCTTGGTCTGGATGTTTGGGAGCATGCCTACTACCTGAAGTACCAAAATAAGCGTCCTGACTACATTGCTGCGTTCTTCAACGTTGTAAACTGGGAAGACGTTGAGCGTCGTTACCAAGCTGCGATTAGCTAA
- the nrdH gene encoding glutaredoxin-like protein NrdH translates to MEIQIYSKPACVQCTATYRALDKQGLDYTVIDITAESGAQEEVEALGYRQLPVVVVGEDHWSGFRPDRIQALA, encoded by the coding sequence ATGGAAATTCAAATTTATAGCAAGCCAGCATGCGTACAGTGCACCGCGACTTATCGTGCGCTAGACAAGCAAGGGCTCGATTACACCGTTATTGATATTACTGCTGAATCCGGCGCCCAAGAAGAAGTGGAAGCGCTGGGCTATCGGCAGCTTCCCGTCGTAGTCGTCGGCGAGGATCACTGGTCGGGTTTCCGCCCAGACCGCATTCAAGCGCTGGCGTAA
- the nrdI gene encoding class Ib ribonucleoside-diphosphate reductase assembly flavoprotein NrdI: MLASCAPTPEVGTLVYFSTKSGNTHRFVEKLGFTAKRLPLNREEPVPRVTQPYILVTPTYGGGSEQGAVPKQVIHFLNDTHNRSLLRGVIAAGNTNFGEAYGLAGRIIAKKCSVPLLYRFELFGTDDDVANVRKGVEEFWKRQT, translated from the coding sequence ATGCTGGCAAGTTGCGCACCTACACCCGAAGTCGGCACGTTGGTGTACTTCTCTACTAAATCAGGTAATACCCATCGTTTTGTAGAAAAGCTTGGTTTTACCGCAAAGCGACTGCCGCTGAATCGAGAAGAGCCTGTTCCACGTGTCACCCAGCCGTATATTTTAGTTACCCCCACTTACGGGGGGGGAAGTGAGCAGGGTGCGGTGCCCAAGCAGGTGATCCATTTTCTTAACGACACACATAATCGAAGCCTCCTGCGGGGGGTCATTGCAGCGGGAAATACCAATTTTGGCGAAGCGTATGGCCTTGCTGGCCGTATTATCGCGAAAAAGTGCAGCGTGCCGCTGCTGTATCGATTCGAACTGTTTGGTACCGACGACGACGTGGCCAACGTCCGCAAAGGAGTAGAAGAGTTTTGGAAACGACAAACCTAG
- the nrdE gene encoding class 1b ribonucleoside-diphosphate reductase subunit alpha — protein METTNLAPKDSVSNDLAAKSVEPKRPAATSEARTLDYHALNAMLNLYGANGELQLDKDREAARQYFLQHVNQNTVFFHSLEEKLDYLVEEQYYEAEMLAQYSFAFIKALFEQAYAYKFRFPSFLGAFKYYTSYTLKTFDGKRYLERYEDRVCMVALTLARGDETLAKSLVDEIISGRFQPATPTFLNCGKQQRGELVSCFLLRIEDNMESIGRSINSALQLSKRGGGVAFLLSNIRESGAPIKRIENQSSGIIPIMKLLEDAFSYANQLGARQGAGAVYLNAHHPDILRFLDTKRENADEKIRIKTLSLGVTIPDITFELAKRNDDMYLFSPYDVERVYGVPFGDISVTEKYQEMVADARIRKHKINARAFFQTLAELQFESGYPYIMFEDTVNRANPIAGRINMSNLCSEILQVNTPTEYDDDLGYRQIGQDISCNLGSMNIAKVMDAGDIGTSVEIAIRGLTAVSEMSNLRSVPSIAEGNAKSRAIGLGQMNLHGYLAREHIYYGSDEGLDFTNLYFYCVAFHAIRASNRLAIEHNDTFAGFADSAYASGTFFDKYTDQAWLPRTDKVRGLFERSGIALPTQDDWQELKASVMAHGLYNRNLQAVPPTGSISYINNSTSSIHPVAARIEIRKEGKLGRVYYPAPFLDEANFDYFQDAYEIGPEKIIDTYAEASQHVDQGLSLTLFFPDTASTRDINKAQIYAWRKGIKTLYYIRLRQSALEGTEVEGCVSCTL, from the coding sequence TTGGAAACGACAAACCTAGCGCCGAAAGACTCAGTCTCAAACGACTTAGCCGCTAAAAGCGTAGAGCCAAAACGGCCTGCAGCGACCTCCGAAGCGCGCACGCTGGATTATCATGCTCTTAACGCCATGCTCAACCTGTACGGTGCCAATGGCGAGCTACAGCTGGATAAAGATCGCGAAGCGGCCCGCCAGTACTTTTTGCAACACGTTAACCAGAACACGGTGTTTTTCCACTCGTTAGAGGAAAAGCTCGATTACCTGGTCGAAGAGCAGTACTACGAAGCCGAGATGCTGGCCCAGTACAGCTTCGCCTTTATCAAGGCGCTGTTCGAGCAGGCCTATGCGTATAAGTTTCGCTTTCCTAGTTTCTTGGGTGCGTTTAAGTACTACACCAGCTACACGCTGAAGACGTTTGACGGCAAGCGTTATTTAGAGCGCTATGAAGACCGCGTCTGCATGGTCGCGCTGACCCTGGCGCGGGGCGACGAAACGCTGGCGAAGTCACTGGTGGATGAAATCATTAGCGGCCGCTTCCAGCCTGCTACCCCCACCTTTTTGAACTGCGGCAAGCAGCAGCGTGGCGAGCTAGTGTCATGCTTCCTACTGCGTATCGAAGACAATATGGAGTCGATTGGCCGTTCGATTAACTCGGCTCTTCAACTCTCCAAACGCGGCGGCGGCGTGGCGTTTCTGCTCAGTAATATTCGTGAGTCGGGTGCGCCCATCAAGCGTATCGAGAACCAGTCATCGGGCATCATCCCGATTATGAAGCTGCTGGAAGATGCCTTCTCCTACGCCAACCAACTGGGCGCGCGCCAGGGCGCAGGGGCGGTGTATCTGAACGCTCACCACCCGGATATTCTGCGCTTTTTGGATACCAAGCGGGAAAACGCCGACGAGAAAATCCGTATCAAAACGCTCTCTCTGGGCGTGACGATTCCGGATATTACCTTTGAGCTTGCCAAGCGCAACGACGACATGTACCTGTTCTCGCCCTACGATGTAGAGCGTGTTTACGGCGTGCCCTTTGGCGACATCAGCGTTACCGAGAAGTACCAAGAGATGGTTGCGGATGCGCGCATTCGCAAGCATAAGATCAATGCACGGGCCTTCTTCCAGACCCTAGCCGAGCTGCAGTTTGAGTCGGGCTACCCATACATCATGTTCGAAGACACGGTTAATCGCGCCAACCCGATTGCTGGCCGTATCAACATGAGTAACCTTTGCTCTGAAATTCTTCAGGTCAATACGCCTACCGAGTATGACGACGACCTTGGTTATCGCCAAATCGGTCAGGACATCTCCTGTAACCTGGGCTCCATGAACATTGCCAAGGTGATGGACGCAGGTGATATCGGTACCAGTGTGGAAATCGCTATTCGTGGTCTCACCGCTGTGTCTGAAATGAGTAACCTGCGCAGCGTGCCCTCTATTGCCGAAGGTAATGCCAAGTCGCGGGCGATTGGCTTGGGTCAGATGAACCTGCACGGTTATTTGGCGCGTGAGCATATCTACTACGGTTCTGACGAGGGCTTGGATTTTACCAATCTCTACTTCTACTGCGTTGCCTTCCATGCGATCCGTGCCTCGAACCGCTTGGCGATTGAGCACAACGATACGTTTGCGGGCTTTGCCGATTCTGCCTACGCTTCGGGCACCTTCTTCGATAAGTACACCGATCAGGCGTGGCTACCACGCACCGATAAAGTACGTGGGCTGTTTGAGCGCAGCGGTATCGCGCTGCCGACCCAGGACGATTGGCAGGAGCTAAAAGCATCGGTGATGGCCCACGGTTTGTATAACCGTAACCTGCAGGCGGTACCGCCGACGGGGTCGATCTCCTACATCAATAACTCCACCTCCAGCATTCACCCGGTGGCGGCGAGAATCGAGATTCGTAAAGAGGGCAAGTTGGGGCGTGTTTATTACCCGGCGCCTTTCCTGGATGAAGCGAATTTTGACTACTTCCAGGACGCCTACGAAATCGGCCCGGAAAAGATCATCGATACCTACGCGGAAGCCTCGCAGCACGTCGATCAAGGCCTATCGCTGACGCTGTTTTTCCCGGACACCGCAAGCACACGCGATATCAATAAGGCGCAGATTTATGCCTGGCGCAAAGGTATCAAAACGCTTTACTACATTCGCCTGCGCCAGAGCGCGTTAGAAGGTACCGAGGTAGAAGGCTGCGTTTCCTGCACGCTGTAA
- the nrdF gene encoding class 1b ribonucleoside-diphosphate reductase subunit beta, with the protein MNTMQRLSRVDAINWNRLQDDKDLEVWSRLTSNFWLPEKVPLSNDIQSWNTLTEKEKQLTIRVFTGLTLLDTIQSSVGAPVLMEDARTPHEEAVYTNIAFMESVHARSYSSIFSTLCTTCDVDDAFRWSEENPTLQAKSQLILERYRSNDPLMRKVASVFLESFLFYSGFYLPMYWSSHAKLTNTADLIRLIIRDEAVHGYYIGYKFQQAMAEATPARQQEVKDYAYELLLELYDNEVRYTESLYDEVGLSEDVKKFLHYNANKALMNLGFEPLFPSSVTDVDPTIMAALSPNADENHDFFSGSGSSYVIGKAVATEDDDWAF; encoded by the coding sequence ATGAATACCATGCAACGTTTATCGCGGGTTGACGCGATTAACTGGAACCGGCTTCAGGATGATAAAGACCTGGAAGTTTGGAGCCGCTTGACCAGTAATTTCTGGCTGCCGGAAAAAGTCCCGCTGTCTAACGATATTCAGTCCTGGAACACTCTAACCGAAAAAGAAAAGCAGCTGACGATCCGCGTATTCACGGGCCTCACACTGCTGGACACCATCCAAAGCAGCGTTGGGGCACCGGTATTAATGGAAGATGCTCGCACTCCCCACGAAGAGGCGGTTTATACCAATATCGCCTTTATGGAATCGGTGCACGCGCGCTCCTACAGCTCGATTTTCTCGACGCTCTGTACCACCTGTGATGTGGACGATGCCTTTCGCTGGAGTGAAGAGAATCCCACGCTGCAGGCAAAATCCCAGCTGATTTTAGAGCGCTACCGCTCGAATGACCCGCTCATGCGCAAAGTCGCCAGCGTATTTCTTGAGTCGTTTCTGTTCTACTCCGGCTTCTACCTGCCGATGTACTGGTCCAGCCATGCCAAGTTGACCAATACCGCTGACCTGATTCGTCTGATCATTCGTGACGAAGCGGTACACGGCTACTACATTGGCTACAAATTCCAGCAGGCAATGGCGGAAGCGACGCCAGCGCGTCAGCAGGAAGTTAAAGATTACGCCTACGAGCTGCTGCTTGAGCTCTACGACAACGAAGTGCGCTACACCGAGTCACTTTATGACGAGGTAGGCCTAAGTGAAGACGTCAAAAAATTCCTTCACTACAACGCCAATAAGGCGCTGATGAACCTTGGCTTCGAGCCCCTGTTCCCCAGCAGCGTCACCGATGTGGATCCCACCATCATGGCCGCACTTTCACCCAACGCCGACGAGAACCACGACTTCTTCTCAGGCTCCGGTTCCTCCTACGTGATCGGCAAAGCCGTCGCTACCGAAGACGACGACTGGGCGTTTTAA
- a CDS encoding NUDIX hydrolase produces the protein MPDNPANVLKIAAAIVSDPDGRLLLVRKHNTSFFMQPGGKVDAGESALEALCRELKEELGLSVNSDQLSPLGVHAAQAANEPGMSVKAHLFSIVIDEPVEAAAEIAEARWVTREEAWQLPLAPLTKEYVVVKH, from the coding sequence ATGCCAGACAACCCCGCTAACGTGTTGAAAATTGCCGCAGCAATAGTGAGCGATCCCGATGGTCGTTTGCTACTGGTGCGTAAGCACAATACGTCCTTCTTTATGCAGCCCGGCGGTAAGGTCGATGCGGGGGAGAGCGCGTTAGAGGCGCTTTGCCGTGAGCTGAAAGAAGAGTTGGGCTTGAGTGTGAACAGCGATCAACTGTCTCCGTTGGGCGTACATGCCGCTCAAGCTGCCAATGAGCCAGGAATGTCGGTGAAAGCCCATCTGTTTAGTATTGTGATTGACGAGCCTGTCGAGGCAGCGGCTGAAATCGCCGAAGCAAGATGGGTGACCCGTGAAGAGGCTTGGCAACTTCCGCTGGCGCCGCTGACGAAAGAGTATGTAGTAGTGAAGCACTGA
- a CDS encoding DUF3450 domain-containing protein, with product MLNRPFFALRGWWLAGVLASGTLLASKQAVAQAAESVEAQQTQAALQEQIDAADEQTREQLKELRRLERETRQLKAENASLTGRLAEEAERQQRLATALDTLEETRAALPVIEQNMAEQLSSWIERDLPFLREERLARVERQPDEQGQNTIERINGLLEAWRVELDYGQEMDSWRGRLSQDGREREVDFLRIGRIGFYYLTPDGREGGVWSAENGAWQPLDDEYLREVRSGLRMAEDQRAPDLLTLPLSISANDLQGEQP from the coding sequence GTGCTGAACAGGCCTTTCTTTGCCTTGCGTGGATGGTGGCTAGCGGGAGTGCTGGCCAGTGGCACGCTGTTGGCAAGTAAACAAGCAGTGGCTCAAGCGGCCGAAAGTGTCGAAGCCCAGCAAACCCAGGCAGCGCTTCAAGAGCAGATTGATGCTGCCGATGAGCAGACCCGTGAGCAACTTAAAGAGCTGCGCCGACTGGAACGTGAAACCCGGCAGTTGAAGGCTGAAAACGCCTCACTGACCGGGCGCTTGGCGGAAGAGGCCGAGCGTCAGCAGCGGTTGGCGACGGCGCTGGATACGCTGGAAGAAACCCGCGCAGCGCTGCCCGTGATCGAACAGAATATGGCCGAGCAGCTTAGCAGCTGGATTGAGCGTGACCTGCCGTTTTTACGTGAGGAGCGGTTGGCGCGGGTTGAGCGTCAACCCGATGAGCAGGGACAAAACACCATTGAGCGTATTAATGGACTGCTAGAGGCCTGGCGCGTTGAGCTCGACTATGGGCAGGAGATGGATAGCTGGCGAGGGCGTTTAAGTCAGGATGGCCGCGAGCGCGAAGTGGATTTCTTGCGTATCGGGCGTATCGGCTTTTATTACCTAACCCCCGATGGCCGTGAGGGCGGTGTGTGGAGCGCTGAGAACGGCGCATGGCAGCCGCTGGATGACGAGTACCTGCGTGAAGTGCGCAGTGGTCTGCGTATGGCGGAAGATCAGCGCGCCCCGGATCTATTAACCTTGCCGCTCTCGATCAGTGCCAATGACTTGCAGGGAGAGCAACCATGA
- a CDS encoding MotA/TolQ/ExbB proton channel family protein, producing MSRLTLRQLGYACVVLGLVAVSGVSMAQAESATSLREAREAAEARDQQRLMGFLDDQEALEAALEQARAEHENAQQQHEALQAQQAEQTDRASELSERQAEQGAALSGLLANLARHSSEVRNTLGEESLLTLEESSLPPRLDDVEVLERHQLENVVDRLATLTARTGRAERLSMPVADANGEVTERELMRLGDFAAFTEDELLERGENDGNLVVLPRTPDAIGGLLTDYYQGESSVFAIDPTQGSVLEALAQQPSLWERFQQGGYVGYVVVALGILGMIIGLGQYLYLVVVSLRVKRQRQSLDQLQDNNPLGRVLLRFEGMDKHQTPEALEARLDEAVLAELPRLERSQPMVKLLAAIAPLLGLLGTVTGMIVTFQAITVFGTGDPQLMAGGISQALVTTVLGLITAVPLLFVQTALAGRSRYLTHVIEGQASATLADHLESHTPVVN from the coding sequence ATGAGTCGGCTAACACTTCGTCAATTGGGCTATGCCTGCGTTGTATTGGGGCTGGTAGCGGTAAGTGGTGTCTCAATGGCGCAAGCCGAAAGCGCGACTTCTCTGCGTGAAGCCCGTGAGGCGGCTGAAGCGCGTGACCAGCAGCGTTTAATGGGCTTTCTGGATGACCAGGAAGCACTGGAAGCTGCCCTGGAGCAGGCGCGCGCCGAGCATGAAAATGCTCAGCAGCAGCATGAAGCACTTCAGGCGCAGCAGGCAGAGCAAACAGATCGAGCCAGCGAGCTGAGTGAACGCCAGGCAGAGCAGGGCGCAGCGCTTTCGGGTCTGTTGGCCAATCTTGCCCGCCACAGCTCTGAGGTTCGCAACACGCTTGGCGAAGAGAGCCTATTAACCCTGGAAGAGAGTTCACTGCCGCCGCGTCTGGATGACGTGGAAGTACTTGAGCGCCATCAGTTGGAAAACGTGGTGGACCGCTTGGCGACGTTAACCGCGCGCACCGGTCGTGCCGAGCGGCTTTCAATGCCAGTCGCCGATGCTAATGGCGAGGTCACTGAACGTGAGTTGATGCGGTTGGGCGATTTTGCGGCCTTTACTGAGGATGAGCTATTAGAGCGCGGTGAAAATGACGGCAACCTCGTAGTTCTCCCGCGCACCCCCGATGCCATTGGCGGGTTGCTGACGGATTACTATCAAGGCGAAAGCAGCGTCTTTGCCATTGACCCTACCCAGGGCAGCGTGCTAGAAGCCTTGGCCCAACAGCCCAGCCTGTGGGAGCGTTTCCAGCAGGGCGGCTATGTTGGCTACGTTGTCGTGGCGCTGGGTATTCTGGGCATGATCATCGGGCTGGGGCAGTACCTCTACCTGGTGGTGGTTAGCCTGCGCGTAAAACGTCAGCGGCAATCCCTCGATCAACTGCAGGACAATAACCCGCTGGGCCGGGTGCTGCTACGCTTTGAAGGCATGGATAAACATCAAACTCCGGAAGCGCTGGAGGCGCGCTTGGATGAAGCGGTATTGGCCGAGCTGCCCAGGTTGGAGCGTAGCCAGCCAATGGTGAAGTTGCTTGCCGCGATTGCGCCATTGCTCGGCCTGCTGGGCACGGTAACCGGCATGATCGTGACTTTCCAAGCGATTACCGTGTTTGGCACCGGCGACCCGCAGCTAATGGCTGGGGGTATTAGTCAGGCGCTAGTGACCACCGTGCTAGGTCTGATTACCGCCGTGCCACTGCTGTTTGTGCAGACCGCTCTGGCAGGCCGCAGCCGTTACCTAACTCATGTGATTGAAGGGCAGGCGAGCGCGACATTGGCGGATCATCTGGAATCTCACACGCCTGTGGTGAATTAA